The following DNA comes from Denticeps clupeoides chromosome 14, fDenClu1.1, whole genome shotgun sequence.
CCAGACCTATTCTGCTTTTCGGGGAATCATGGGGGAATCGCAAATGCAACATAAACCACActgatatgtaaaaaaaaaatgttgtcactTTGGGTTGACTTAACATAGGTATAATATTTATCTGTGCAATCTTACCTGTTTTTAAAAGATGTCATGAGAACAGTTCAAATAATGTCATACGACAGCCCCAGGAAGTTAAAGTTGCACAGTGAACATTGCAGAAACCTGACAATGTTTGTGACACCTGTTGTCACCATGAGGcctagtggcctaatggatgTAATACACTCGGTTTAAGATCAAATAGTAAAAATGCTCTGGAGCAGCTCAACACAAAGAACTCGCTCTCAAATCACGGCAAAAGAAAATCCGGACGCTGCGCAGAGGAAGTGTCGAATCAGACCCGTTCTCTCGGAAGCATCTTAATTACCTGCGCGACTCCTTCCTCCCAGCCCTTAATGACTTCCTGTCGCCCGATCTTGAATCTGAACGGCTTGTTTCTGTCGCGGGATGAGTCAAACTTCTTCCCGTTCTGCAGCATGCCTGCACAGATaattcaaatgacaaaaaaaggttaaacGTCAAATGCAACACGGTCAGAGGAATAAATACAGACACAAGTATACGTGCCCTGCTATTCTTTCTATTGCTCagtaatatttctttttttttttacagagaatTTTTCATTTCCTGTACTTGAAGAACTGCACCAGACACGGGATGCTGCACATCTTCAGGAAACCAATACAAGATATTGAGgtaaatgtttgtatttgtatgaGAAGACCGGCCGATGTTTCTTTCTGAGCTTTTAGTAACGTTGTAGTGGAAAACAGCTGATAGCAGCTTGGCGGAGCCGATAAAGCAATTGTTCTGCCTTTTCCTCCACAACGAGACCAGGAAATGATCCTATGTCTGGCTGAAACCTGCAACATAAGAGGGTGGGACAGGATTGCGCAGGACTGGGTCAAAACACAGGTTCTGGACCAAGTTCAGTCCTCAGTGAAACCAGCGGTCCCTCGGGCCTCTGTGATCTGAATGAACGAAAGGAATGTGAAACATTGCCCCAATTCTGTGGATTATTCTGAGGTTTTTAACTAGGTCACCCTTTGTCGCCTTCTAGACCGCAGGGAGAAGAAGTGGGGGGATGACAACATTTGCAGAAAATAACCATGTTCGCAAGTTTTTAGAAATTCAAGCGTCCGACCACCACAGACTTTTGCAAAggataaaatattgtattttatcctTTTACCAATGATCCACCTGTAAAAACTGCATGTTTCGAATTGTTTTGCCCAACTTCCCTGAATACAATAAGTCAAAATGACTAAATACTTAGAACTTACATTTTATGTCAATTGCAATACAATTATAATCCCTCTGACCAGACTTGCTAAAAAACTAAATTCAACTTCGTAGCATATGAATTATGTTTCATTCTTGGAATCACTTATTGGCCATATAAGaatcattttctttaaaattaaatgtcaAGTGACTATATCTGACAATTAAAAATCAACATTAAATATTCCACCTTGTGTTTTCTTTGAAAAAGTACTAAAACAACAGAATGTTCGTTATGTTCCTGGTATTTAGGGCTGTAGATTTGttaatgtgtctgtgtttgggtgCTTTTGCTTTTAGGCTGATAGAGGGGAGGAGTCACCTGATGATTGGCCCGGACCACCTCATCAACCCATCTGTTGGAGCCAATATACCGCATGCAGACATGGGTCCTCTTTTTGGTGAAAAGTCAGAGTAAGTGTAGCCTGAGTTAACGAAAACTCTGGGATATTGGTTTCACAAAGTCAATTTAGATTCATTCTGAGTGAGTTACTATGACGACACAGTCTCCAGCAGGTTAACCTCTGTTAACCCCTGCCTCTTTGAAGGACTATAGGAAGTGTTAGGCATGGCGTGCCAATTCCTTGAAGAGCCAGTAGACACTGAAGCCCAAATTCTTGGCAGAAGGGGAAAGAGTGATTAGATtgtttttagacattttatcaTTTCCTGATGGTTTTGTGTTTGAATGTTACCATTTGTCTAGACAAtctataatttatttgattGCACTTAGTTTTTTTGCAAACAGGAGCTTTCAATATACTTTCAATATGTTATGCACTAcacattatattgttttatattatattacattatattgttttatattggtAGAAAACTTTAGATCAGTTATTAAATTGACACTCTTGCATTGACAGTCAGCAATTGTTTTTGTGCAATATGTGTTTGTAATCGGCATATGCTGCCATtataatttgaaataaacttccctccatctccatggtgactcgCGTAATCTGTGCGCCACAAATCAGGGCTTTATGTATTCTGGTGTGTACGCTTAACTTAAAAGCAACTCTGCATGAATTGAACTAATCGTTGTCAGCCATCCTGAAACCGTATACTCAGTGTTGGACGGCTCGTGGATACTCAACCCTGAGTATCAGTTTTAAACTGAGTTGTTCGAACCCGCTTTCTGAAACGGGCCCATGGACTGAGAGCTAGCATcatataattgatgcatcgcgatgcaggcGTGGACGATTccgcatcgatgcagtgcagaacatgaaaaaatgaaaaaatcttgtgactgtggctgcctacTCTACAGTACAGTGCCGGTCCAGGTAAAAGTTTCACTCTGTACGCCACGTCACTCGGCAGCCCTGTTCTAAGTTTAAGTTTGTTTAACATTGACTGCTGCACATCGTGACGTATTTCATGCCAATAGAATCCAAGTGGgtgagtgttctttctgccactgaaacacacaaacgaagcaggaatggagcaaaagctgatctttcttgCCGACATTATTGTCTTACCAGGAAAACCATGCATATCCTTCCTCGCTGAGAGCAGCGTGTGCCGCGTTCGGTCtaaaagcggctttagattttctccaattaGCAGAAAAACGGTGTTGTAACGGTTTTGGGTCGTTGTGTTGTGGAGGACCACTGGGAATAATGAGAATCTCACGCcactgctggggtttccatcacgctCTCTTTTCACGTTGGGCTgaacatggcgaggaaggaggacacatacgcacgacttcacatgacaggggtttaatacataacacgagacgggaacatctacacgcaatgacccgactgcgaacagacacgaacaggatagctttatacaattatataaatatacaacaggtgaacacgatcagggaacattacacgagacgaacatgaaactccgacccgaactccggatccggtccggatcatgacatctctatttattatgcttacagcacctcagttcTGCACTGCCCGGGTGTTACTTCCCTGGatgtatgctcccacgtgttctgtttGGCTGGCCgtgttcctcctctccacacccttgttgtgTTTCTTAAACTTCTAGACCTTTAGGGACATGACACCGGGTAAATGTCGGTAACCGCTCGTACATGAGACGGGGACGTACCAAacgttactgcttttatgtaatacaaaatgaaataataaagagaccacaggagcttggaccagtctgctcagttcctctgcttggtggtgagtcgatctgcatcaggaccggggcagatgACTAACTCAACATAGCGCCATGTGCAGTTAAAGTAGAACTACCAGTAAATACAACTATTAAAAcgtgagcgtggactgaacacaggcgtacgagaccttagctcttgtatttgaaaacaccCATCGCAATGCATAGATAATCGTAATTGGatcaaatcgtgagaccagtgaaggttcaaaCCTCTACTGAGAGCCCATGGAGGAGTGTGGAGAATAGTTGTAaaattccagttttttttaaactacgcATAAGATCTAAATCCCAGATTCTGAGTACTGACGCCCAAGTTACAATAATAGCGGGAATAGAAATGATCTGCTATTATCAGACCGCAGGCCGTGGGGGGCAATTGCAGGAGCGGAGCTGTCCGCGCGGAGTCCACGGTCCTTCGCGGTGAGCATGAGCGGTTGGGCTGGAGGACCAGAGGGGGTCATACCGGGAGCAGATTAGAAAATTGTTCAGAACCCAGTTTTTTACCGCATGAACGGACTGTTCCACAGGTGATCCCAGCTTTAGACAGCAGACCCAGTGCACTTACACCCAGTCAGTAAGAGGCATGTGTAGCCCATCTACTGTACTCAGTTTCGCCTTACAACTCCCTCTATACTTAGAAGGCGGACATCTTCCAAGGAAGCCCTCTCGCTCAGACACTTGCCAGCTGGGACCATGTCCATGTCCACACAGCAAGTACCAGCTGCTGATTCACTAACAAACAAAACGACACCGACCTCAGATTGAGAATAAAACTGACCCCTGATGATGATCACCAGGCTACCCTAAAGGGAGGTCCTGGCAAAAAGTGGCAAAAATGACACTAACTTTGCTGCTTAGGTTCCAGAGTTTTCAATTATATAATAGTAAGCATTCCATAAAAGTTCCAAAGACTTTTTGCTAAATAACTGAGATCAGCAATGAACCTCTGCAGTTCGCAGAGACATGTTGGATGTAGTGGTGGCGATTCACTGCTGCTTTTTCATGGCCTGATCACAGTTTGTGGGATCATTTGTGTGGATCTCAACTCCTCTCAGGTTCCATCATGCTGGATTTTTCACCCAAAGTGCTCTTGGATCATTAGAACAAGTTGCTCTTGGAGAAAATTATATTATTCCTTGTTCATGGTAGTGTTTTTGGACGATTAGCGACCCAACAGTCTCAGGGTGCTTCACAATAGGCACTACACAGAACTTGTGGAAGCATTcagctttttttctgaacatatgTTGGCTCATCTGTACACCAGTCTTCTGTTGTCCAGTCCTTCTGCTGAATTTCAGGATGCCCTTCATGCtcttcttggagagaagtggcttatTTGCTTGACACTGCTGGCTGCACAGTTCCATCACTCACTCCCTCTTGGACATCCTGAAGCCTTCACCAGGGCAGTTGCGCCTCTGTCCAGTTCTTTCGGGAGCCACTGCCTATATGAGCAAATTTCAGATCTGAACACTTATTTTGGAATAAAAGGAGGGCCTTTGACACCAAAGAGGCACAAAAGACTGGGATTAGTAATCGAGACAGAAAAGAAATCGTCTCAGCATTGCATATTACGACATGCCTGTCAGAGGCTTCTTAAACTAAAGACAGTGACCCATGCATTCCCAGACAGACATCGCGTCCGTCTGCAGCATTTAACAAATGCACTACACCATGCCATGCCCAAAATGCCTATGTGGTTCAGAAATAAAGTCAAGACAATTGTAGACCCAGGCCAAAATGAAAAGTTCCTTATGAAGCCCAGTGAAAAGAAATGTCCAGAAAATTTTGTCGGAATGAATTTTTCCAGGCTCAGCAGTCCAAAATGAAGCTCTTAGCTGAGAGACACATCCCCACCCACAATGCCCTCCCAGGCTTCCTGGTTTGCGTGTGAGTCTAGCGAGCAGTGACAGCCGAGACGGTGCCTATTTTTATCCTCCGTTTACTGTAACCGTCTAGCTGGTCCGGCAGGTAATCCAACCGGCCTGGCCCATTCCAGATGTAATCAGATAGCGTGCATGTGCTATCGCTCTGCGGCAAACTACTGTAGACATGTTAGCACAATCTGGTGCTCCAACGTTTATGTAGTAGTGGGTAAATTCATCCCGCTCCCCATGGTTATTTTGAACTGGTCCAAAGCGCTAAGTAATGCTATTTGGTGAAAGATCACGATGCATCCAGGGAAATAACCCTCCATTTCCTTTCTATCCATGATAAGATGGATGCAGGATTTAATAtagtgaaacattttttaaaaaatattgtattttgagttGGGGATCTTTGGAACAGTTTAGCTCTGAGTTGCCAAGCGACTTCTTAATTTCAGCTTTATTTCTAATTAGGCCCTCTAGGCTAAATTTAGTGCTGCTCCATATCAGCTGGCACTGTTGCAGTTGAAGCTCTGAACCCTCTGAACACCGCTCTGAACTCAATGTCGTGTCACCTGATGAGAAGCACTAGCTGTCCACACTAGCCAAATCATCTAtcagcagaaacaaaaaaataatattcagaaGTAAACCGAACAGCTGTGACATGATCACTGGTTGCAATGGCTGTTGACCAAATTGACCAAACTGTGATGGTTAGGCGGCTGGTTAGACGGAGtgtctccaaaactgcagctcagCATTGGTCAGGACCTTCCACAAATGGTTCAAGAATGACAAGTAGCGAACCGGTGACAGGGTCACGGGCAGTAGTGTTGTTTTCCTCAACAAAATGTTTGACAAAATATCTTCGTAAAACAAACCTTTATTCTGTGATGAAGacgagatgtaaatgctggccatgtgacaatcactataATGAAATACTGTagaaactatactaaaatgtctcttcattgtTGTTGAAGAAAACTGGATGAGCcgttatttcctctcatctAATCACGTTATTATATCGCAGTTTCTGTTTCCTATATCTCGCATTGGGttgcacagatgatgtcacttctgcAATACGCAGTCATGGAATTAATTATACTTCAGGATACTTATGATGTGTGaacagatggctgggagaaaatgacaaagctgTCTTTTGATGCACTTTCTTTGCAATGtagaaaaaaggaaacagaaggtgttctcaaaaaacatgaaacaaatcaCAGcgtcttccatgtctggaatgaATCTAGAGTATTCTTGAAACTATAAGGTGAAAACAATATAATAACAAGAgaaacttgttttaattatgaaatggatttgacaaatgctgtttttgtctgttctactacgTACTATACTGACAGGgttaaatagaaaaagaaactaaaatacagtttttgttgactaaaactagactaaaatattcatggataattctaaAATGCTCAGATTGTAGTTGACAGAAACTTGAATCGACTAAAATAAGTCTGGACAAGATGAAGtcaaataaagactaaaatgacagctggacgcaaagactaaactaaaactatATAATGGCTAGCCAAGTGTTTGTGGGGACCACGTTGTCAAACATAAAGCACTGTAACTGAATTTGCTATTAAAGTTCATGCTGGTTTTGACCGACTAGACCGTTCAAGATGGTATGCTTGTCTGAAGAATcccattttctttcattcaaaTCATGTATTGTGCATTGCTTAACTGGTGAAGACATGACAGCATGGTGCCACataccacagcataccttcagagATAATGGCTGTTTTGGCACCAGAACATAAATCTTGTAAATCTGTTATTGTAGAATTAACATAGGGAGTGGGACCTTTTCACCTTTTTGAAAGTCGAAAATTGGAACAATCAAATTCATAGAGATTGCAAGTGACATCCTGAATTCAGCACCAGCTGAACATAGGTACTGGCAAAAGAAATGCACAGTTGGTCCATCTAAGAGATGGTGGGTTATTACATTTTTCTCTGTAGAAGAACTGTATTGAGACACTCACCAGACAATTTATTAGAAACGTCTGACCTGCCCGTTGATAGTGGGTGCAAGTGGGTGGCTGGCAGACTTTGAACAGCAGCAGATGGGCCTGTAACTCTACACCTTTAAAGACTGTCTGTAATACAGGGATGTGAAAGGGAGGCTATTCGGTGACAGAGCATTTATATTCTGCTAGCTTCTTTTATTTCCTGGTAGAAGTAACAATGACCagcagtttgaaaaaaaaaacatagaagtTCCTTCTGTGACAAAGTGACACATCGAGTGCGATTGCTGTTCGACCTTATTGCACTACACAACTCAAGACTCCAAACTCAGACTACAGTGACACCCACAGTGACGTCACGGGTACCCTAATCTTGGACCTCTGGACTGGCTGAGGCCATCAATCACACAGGCCTATCTGCTGAAGTACCATTTATTATTGGCGGGTGCATTGTTATTTATAGAGGTGACAGAAGCACAGGACAACCAGTAGCTTCCTTCCTCCAAAATAGCTCCATGggaaagtgtgaaagtgagCTAGGGTAATTGATTTGTTCTGCATGGCCATGGGACAAGTGGAGAGCTGCCACCGCCCAGGACAACTTATCTGTGGGGTATAGATAccagttttaaacattttaataggtCTGCACCTAGAGTCAGATgattgtttcattatttatggGATTCAGGTAAGTCTATGAAATACAGTTTTTGTCACGCtgactggacatggcgaggaaggaggacacatatgTGCAACATCTTCAAACAACAACCCGAtggcaaacagaaacaaacagggcagctttatacgagcaaacacaggtgaaaacagtCCCCAGATTCGGAGTAGCCACATCCGGACCGGATCTTGACAGTTTTAATTTCATCAAATGAATAGAACATTGCATCAAAATAAAGGTTTTTACCCGTGGGGAAGCTCCATCAAATGGCATTCATCTAATGCTGGATGCTACTGTGCCACGTGGAGTTCGGGATGACAGCAGATCTCTGGGATCAGGAGTGAGAACCAACGTTCCCCCTTTACAACGTGCATAAAACTATGATCTGCATCTGGCTACATAACTAGCCCTCTGAATGGACACACCAAAACGAGGGGGGAGAATGCAGAGCGCTTGCTCTGCAGTCATATTGGATTCTCTCACATTATCGCAATTTGCACCACAGTGTCATTCAATCAAGATAACAGTGTTCATCAGGCAGATGATATAAAGATCTACAGATGATCAATGCGAATGAGTTTCAGACACTGAACCAAATTAAAGGAAGGCAGGCTGCTTTCAGAAATCTAAGCATAAACAGACAGATCAATTTCTTGTAAATCTTAACAATTACATGTATTTTTCCCCCTAAATGTCAGAATTTTACTTAACAGAGACCTCATTCTTTTGGAATGCTTACAGACAACGGCAGTAGACGTCCCTGGCAAGTACGGGAGTGAAAGCTCAGACTGCGCATTAGCGCTCTGCTAATAGGGTCAGCTCCACCGCAGACCTCAATAGAGCAGCACTGCAAGCCTTAATATAGTAATGTAGGGCCGAGGCTGTAAAATAGGACTGGAGCCGACCAGAAATGGCAGACACCAAGTTAGTCAAGAAGCTTTATGGGGTGAAAACTTGAACAAATTAGCTGATTCGAGGAAGAAACACCATAGATTAAAGAGTTTGTTTATAATTATATAGTTAAAACTGAGAAATGAGACAATCATTCATAAGGCAATATTTAATAACTATTGATACTGAATTCCATTGGCATTTTGGGAAGCAACAGGCCTTAAATTAGGATTCATTTGCTCCGCTCTACAAACATTTAACATCAAGTCACGTCAAGGAGTCAAGAATTCTCTCCACCATCTATCAGACAATCTggcatatattacatttatgtaaaGAATTGACCTTTGACGTGCATTAAATGCCAATGACATGTCATGATGTAAGGCAAAGGAGAAGTAAGTCCTGGTATGAAAACTAAGACATCACATTAAATAATGTGGCTCTGGAACTTGGAATGGGGTGTGGGGCAGGGGTTGTGGTGATGGGAGGGGAATGGGAATAATACGCTGAACTGGAATGCTGGTATcagcttcctgtttcctgtctcACCAGGCAGTCTGGGAGAAAATCCTCAAAAATTCCATAATTCTTTTTTCaatagagataaaaaaaaaaattacctatGTAATGGACAACACAGGTCTGTCCCTTCTTTGGAAAGGTTCTTCctgcaaaatgaacaaaataaatggCAGAGAAACATTAACATCATGCCAACACAAGTCAAAATTCTGGCATCATAAAGGCATAATGCAGGGAAATGGCAGCAGCAGAATAATTTCTATTCTGTGACTATTCTTAATAGTAAAAGTGCTGTTGTGGTTGAAAGAGCGCAATACGTGGCAACAATGTTGTTCATAATGCAAAGCCAAAGTCTGGAGCATCACTGGTTCAGATAATACACTGGGGTCAGTGCGGGGGCAGTTAGTCTCGTTTTCTGTTGCCTCACCCCGTACCGGCTCTGTCTGATAAGACATGCGACACGTTTTAGGGAAATTTTGTGCAGGCGACCTGACCTCAATTTACACATCAAAATCTACAGCTTGGAAGTCCTTCCCTGTGTCAAAAAAGAGGGACGTTCTTACTGCTTCTGGGATCCAAGACGACCTCATATTTTCTTTGAGTTTCTACGCATTTCCAGCCGtttcttataaaaaaaatatttggacaGTATGATTACGAGTATTACTCTGGATGGTTGTCAAGTCACCATTAAAATGGATACCTTCTCCACATAAAACCTATTAAAGCAACTGCACAGACGGCAAACTGTATTCAGTCTAGCTAGTGCTAAGATTCGTAACAGAACAGTTGTTGccagatattttatatatacacatacacacagtacaggccaatagtttggacacactccttcaatgtgttttctttattttctcgACCagttacattggtagattctcactgaatgcatcaaaactatgaatgaacacatgtggagttatgtacttaacaaaaagtggagacctggcctccacagtcaccgctCCTGAACCCattcgagatggtttggggtgagctggaccccaacaagtgctaaacacctctgggaactccttcaagactgttggaaaagcatttcaggtgacgacctcttgaagctcatcgagagaatgccaagagtgtgcaaagcagtaatcagagcaaagaaactagaatataaatgttttcagttatttcacctttttttaagttatgtacataactccacatgtgttcattcatagttttgatgccttcagtgtgaatctaccaTCGTAAAtcattatgaaaataaagaacattgaatgagaaggtgtgtctgtactgtgtgtgcatgtgtgtgtgtgtgtgtgtgtgtgtgtgtgtgtttatttatttacaacaagACAGGAACCTTAATATGAGGTTCTATTTGAAATTGATTTACTGAAAAATGCAGAGGCTGCTGCATCTGATTTAAGGGTATTATTATTGTACTATTACTGCTGTATTAGCATTACTTCGTTATACATACATAATAACGTTTGGTAATAACAAAGTAACCAGTAATTCCTTATTTCATTCTTACAACTGAAATGCAAGTTAAgatatacataatacataaatatgtaatgCAAGATGTTATTTCCCAAAACAGGATGCTTAAGTCAATAACGTCAGAAAATAACAATTCATATTTCAATGccgaaaaaacaaaaaccttttgGAATAAAACGCCGCCTTTTTTTCTGACGTTCCTCTGCATGTGTGGAGGCGTCCAGCCGGAATAACTAGCCCTCAGCTAGCCCGGAGCAGCTACATTTACTCACATCAACTGGGAATCGACGCAGGCAAAGCAGAGAAGCAGGCAAacgtggactttttttttttttttttttttttttgcggacAACTCACCGTCACCGGGAGATATCGTTTCGACGTCCACGCCCATTATAATGTCTTTCTGAAGCCTTCACCATAAAACACGGCGGTCGCCGTTCGGGGCAGCCAGTGAATGACTGATGGAGCCCGGGCTGGAGACACACGCAAGCTCCGCCCACCTCGGGTGGGGGCTGGGTGGCCAGGTCCGCTTGTTCTCAGCGGCTTTCAAGTTCGCCGTCTTGTATTATTAAGACGTGTTGCAGTTATCGCAAGTCTTGGCAAGTGTAAAACGAGTAACGCAAACAGACGAAAGTCGTATCTAATTTCTGAAAGTGCTGATGTGTGTCTGGAATGCTGGCaaagatttttttcagttttttcaatatttatatttgtgtccACTCTAgatatattttgtaaaatatacTCAGCAtacataaaaattattatttaatgggtggtagtagcctagtgggtaacacactcgcctatgaaccagaagacccaggttcaaatcccacttactaccattgtgtccctgagcaagacacttaaccctcagttgctccaggggtactgtccctgtaactactgattgtaagtcactctggataagggtgtctgataaatgctgcaaatgtctTTATTATTACACTTGTTTTACACTTGTTTTTTGACATCAACTCATGTCATAGATCAAAATGCATTAGTTTAGCTACAAGTTTGCTTGAGGTAAACCTGCTGGTTGCCTGCTTCTCCCTCAGAAGCTGTGGCAACATTGTGTTTTTACCCCTCAAAATGATCGCATAGCTTAACCAGGGACTCAGTGAACGCAGGACCATTTGGCGGCAAATGTCTAAGCAGAAGACTGGAGGAAATGTGCTTTCTTCTGGTGGTCATAGATTTCACTCTGTTTCGAATGAAATCAAATAACAGTTAATATTTTATCAGTTCACAGAACGCATTGTTTTTATGCGATCTTTTATATAGGTCAGCACTGTTTTCATGGGACAGGAGAAATTTCTAgaaaatttcaatgaaattcgtTTAACTGTGTTATCAAAGTAATACGATGCCAACAGCATCCTCTAGCACGGCGTTCTGACGACACCAAgtggcatttttatttttcattttaagaaaCACCAACTCCCAGAATGTCCTGCGCACTTCCGCTTCCGGTCCAGAACATCTCACTGCATCGCGGGGAAACTCGAAAGCTTGCATTACACGCTGCGgagttttagaaaaaaatattatgtaaGGCATTAAAGAGTGTACAATTGCAAAAGCCTAATATTAGCAAACTCATAGTGTCATATCTGTGACATTTGGATTACATTTAAACTACTTGGAGAGTTGGTTTGTTAGCTTATAGTTGTTAGCTATGTGATTATCTGCATAAATTAGCTTTCAGTGAGGGTTTAAGGTTGaacgtttaaaaagaaaacgttTTTGTAACCCATTTTGCAATGAGGAACTAcgttatattataaatatattccTGTCTTCTGTTTGAGTCATATGACAAGTTAAGTTACTGCCTAAATTTAAGATAATTTAATCGTGTTTTGCATAAAACAACTCAGTCAGGTTTTGAAGTAAAATTTATTTGTGAAATTTCTTTGCAGGCTCTGTGGTTAAAGCTTTGCGGATGGACCATCGAGTGCAACGTACAGGGTCATCTCAGCATAATCTGCTCAGGATTAGGGATTCCGTGTTTCAAGAGGCAACACATAGAGGCTTTACCTATTCTTAGTCTGCAGTGGAAGTCCTTGACAAGAGCAGCATGAAGAAATGGCTTATTGTCACTgtattgtgaaataaatgatCTAAATATGCAGAAGAGGAGTTTCTTTTACTCTGGATAAATCCGATAGGTCGCTATGGATCTTGGGAAAGCGAAACTCTTGCGGACTGGTTTGAATGCATTGCATCAAGCAATCCATCCTCTGCACGGAATAGCCTGGACGGACGGGAAACAGGTTTGCCTCACTTCTTTCTACTTTCTCAACGGGGAGCCAAAG
Coding sequences within:
- the fkbp1b gene encoding peptidyl-prolyl cis-trans isomerase FKBP1B → MGVDVETISPGDGRTFPKKGQTCVVHYIGMLQNGKKFDSSRDRNKPFRFKIGRQEVIKGWEEGVAQMSLGQRAKITCTPDMAYGATGHPGVIPPNATLIFDVELLKLE